The following coding sequences lie in one Anaerobranca gottschalkii DSM 13577 genomic window:
- a CDS encoding DUF6431 domain-containing protein has translation MQYIHDFKISIKTYCENNIHNDYPEFNICPMCKAHVNLEKKGFYKRYAITLHNIYQIKIRRYYCPCCKKTLSILPSFLLPRYQYSLEVIMECLEILILNKKQHVPFYRQLMFFYKKRFLKNLPKYIAFFRDFKKEEVFSSNKKEKAIKLFKMISSFPKENFAKKFYDHFQTNFMAI, from the coding sequence CATATTGTGAGAATAATATACACAATGATTATCCAGAATTTAATATATGTCCTATGTGTAAAGCCCATGTAAATCTTGAAAAAAAAGGATTTTACAAACGTTATGCTATTACTTTACATAATATATATCAAATTAAAATTAGAAGATATTATTGCCCTTGCTGTAAGAAAACTCTATCTATTTTACCTTCTTTTCTTTTGCCACGTTATCAGTATTCACTTGAGGTTATTATGGAGTGTTTAGAAATTCTTATCCTTAACAAAAAACAACATGTACCTTTTTATCGGCAGTTAATGTTTTTTTACAAAAAGAGATTTTTGAAGAATTTGCCTAAATATATTGCTTTTTTCCGAGATTTTAAGAAGGAAGAGGTCTTTAGCAGTAATAAAAAAGAAAAGGCCATAAAATTGTTTAAAATGATCTCTTCCTTCCCCAAGGAAAACTTCGCAAAAAAGTTTTACGATCACTTTCAAACAAATTTTATGGCAATTTAA